The Triticum aestivum cultivar Chinese Spring chromosome 3A, IWGSC CS RefSeq v2.1, whole genome shotgun sequence genome includes a region encoding these proteins:
- the LOC123058737 gene encoding abscisic acid receptor PYL4-like, protein MPYAAARPSPQQHSRISSGCKALVAHGAAVPGEVARYHEHAAGAGQCCSAVVQAIAAPVEAVWSVVRRFDRPQAYKRFIKSCRMVDGDGGAVGSVREVRVVSGLPGTSSRERLEILDDERRVLSFRIVGGEHRLANYRSVTTVSEVASTVAGAPRVTLVVESYVVDVPPGNTSDETRLFVDTIVRCNLQSLARTAEQLALAVPHVN, encoded by the coding sequence ATGCCGTACGCAGCTGCACGGCCGTCGCCTCAGCAGCACAGCCGGATCAGCTCCGGCTGTAAGGCGTTGGTGGCCCACGGCGCAGCGGTGCCGGGCGAGGTGGCGCGGTACCACGAGCACGCGGCCGGCGCGGGGCAGTGCTGCTCGGCCGTGGTGCAGGCGATCGCGGCGCCCGTGGAGGCGGTGTGGTCGGTCGTCCGGCGCTTCGACCGGCCGCAGGCGTACAAGCGCTTCATCAAGAGCTGCCGCATggtggacggcgacggcggcgcggtggGGTCGGTGCGGGAGGTGCGCGTGGTCTCCGGCCTGCCCGGCACCAGCAGCCGCGAGCGGCTCGAGATCCTGGACGACGAGCGGCGCGTGCTCAGCTTCCGGATCGTCGGCGGCGAGCACCGCCTCGCCAACTACCGGTCCGTGACCACCGTGAGCGAGGTGGCGTCGACGGTGGCCGGGGCGCCGCGGGTGACCCTGGTGGTCGAGTCGTACGTGGTGGACGTGCCGCCGGGGAACACCAGCGACGAGACGCGCCTGTTCGTGGACACCATCGTGCGGTGCAACCTCCAGTCGCTGGCGCGCACGGCGGAGCAACTCGCGCTGGCCGTGCCGCACGTCAATTGA